ATCGTGCGATGGCTCACTGAAGTGAGCTCACACGCCGCTGGTATCTTCCTGGCCGGAGACCTGTTTGACTTCTGGTTTGAGTACAAGCATGTAGTCCCCAAAGGGTATTTGAGGTTTCTGGGTAAACTCGCCGAAATCAAAGACAAGGGTATCCCAATCATCATTTTCACCGGTAATCATGACCTGTGGATGGCGGACTACCTTACCCGGGAGCTGAACATTCCCATCATTCACCAACCTCAGTCTTTCCAGATCGGCCCTCATATCGTGCATATTGGCCATGGAGACGGTCTGGGGCCGGGTGATAAGAAATTCAAATTTTTCAAGAAAATATTCACCAATGGCCTGGCTCAATGGGCCTTTAGATGGCTCCACCCCGACCTAGGCATCTGGCTTGCCAACAAATGGTCTGACCACAGCAGAGATACCTGCTCCGATCCCCCTTTTAAGGGAGACGAGGAATGGCTGATCCAATATTGCAAGGAAATAGAAGCCAAGACTCATCATGATTTTTACATTTTTGGACACAGACACCTGGCGATAGAAGCACCCATCGGTACCCATTCTACTTATTTCAACCTTGGGGAATGGATCAACGGTAGCACCTACCTTGAGATGACCCAGGACAAAGCAACCTTAAAAACCTTTGAAAACTAAAGTCCTGATCTACACCTTATTATTACAGTTGAGCATGAGCTGTCTCGCTCAGGAGTGGACGCATGTCAAAACCATAAAGCTCAAAAATGAAATCACTGCACAGTCTGTAGATACGGACGGGAAGATATACCTCGGTACGATGGCCGGAGATATGCTTCGCTATGATCAGGATGGAAACGAGACTGAGCTCTACTCTGCTGTTGGTAATTTCCCTGTGACACTGATCAGCGCCTGGAACCGATTTAAGGTATTTCTTTTTTTTAAAAGTCCTCAACAATTCATTTTCTTGGACCGCTTCAGCACATCTCCCATCACCTATTCGCTTGCAGACTATCAGCGTCCCTTGGTAACCCTTTGTGCTCCCGGCATTGACAATAGCGTATGGGCACTGTCAGCAGACTACAATGAACTGAGAAAATACAACATTCAAAACTCCAATGTACTCCTATCTAATCCCTTACAAATAAACCTGAGT
The sequence above is drawn from the Marinoscillum sp. 108 genome and encodes:
- a CDS encoding UDP-2,3-diacylglucosamine diphosphatase; translated protein: MDLQFSDLDPQKKIYFASDFHLGAPDRISSMEREKKIVRWLTEVSSHAAGIFLAGDLFDFWFEYKHVVPKGYLRFLGKLAEIKDKGIPIIIFTGNHDLWMADYLTRELNIPIIHQPQSFQIGPHIVHIGHGDGLGPGDKKFKFFKKIFTNGLAQWAFRWLHPDLGIWLANKWSDHSRDTCSDPPFKGDEEWLIQYCKEIEAKTHHDFYIFGHRHLAIEAPIGTHSTYFNLGEWINGSTYLEMTQDKATLKTFEN